From the genome of Nicotiana sylvestris chromosome 1, ASM39365v2, whole genome shotgun sequence:
TGTCACATATCTTATTAAACTATAGATACAACACTAATTCATCAAACACCCTAgcatttcatttcattttcacGTCTCATAGCCACATCAGTAttgattcgaaagtgtacctgatattggaagcaaaaaaaaaggaagatcagcagaaatgcagtaacatacaacaacaacaacaacaacaacaacccagaaACAAATTAAAACCAGCAGAAATCCAGCAAACAACCAATGGAACAGTTTTGTTTAACCAACAGCAAACTCAGGACCACAAGTTGCAATTTCAGAAGTACCAAACAGCAACACAGATACACCAAAAACCCAGGAATAAAACTAGAATACCACCAGCAATCACATGCAGAAACAGAATGTATTCAGAAATGCGATAGAACAGTAGATTTTCTGGTTTTCAAACACTCAAAGAAAAAAAACTTGAAGTTTCAATGATATAGTAGCAAACTGGCACTGATTTTTAACAGTGGAAGAAAGACTTcacttttcagtttttttttatcTCTCAACCCTCTCTTTTAACTTTCTCCAATTATTGAACTTTTTAGGTGTTTAAAATTCAGCCTATTCAACTCTAAAATTACTGAATTCTGATGATAAAATCCAGCAGGTTTTTAACTTGAACTATGAATGTTTTCTCTTTCTTCAAAGTTCAGCTTTCATTCACTCTTAAACTCTCCAAAATTCCTCTCTAGTATTTTTCAAAAGATAGCTTTTCAGTCTTCTTCTGTCTCTTTTTTTCTTAGTCCCCTTTTTTTCTCCTGCCTCAACCCCCTTTTATACAAGTCTGTCCCCTCTTAAACCTACTGCCCAACCCTTTTCTTACTGCCTTGCCCCTTTTTTTCCACTAAAATCTGAATTTTCCACTTAAATCTACTAAGgaagtttttccttattttcagcccccccccccattcccttttgttctcCATTACCACATTAATTTAAAAACACTAACatcccactaacaaaacactaacattaatatattattcctactgtttcattcccaaattacccctgaaaccccttaatattactgcccatCAGTTGTACCAACTCACCTAAGGAGGAGAAGTTAATCATTTGACTAAACTAATTCTCATATGATCACCTAAATTACTACAGCTATAAACCAATTCCAGCTAGTAATTTTAAGGCAGAAAAATACATCTGATACAAGAGTTTCAATGATTTAGAACAATGCTTATAATCAAACAGAATCTTAATTAATTGGACAACTAACAATTGAAAACTATAAACAACAGAATGCCAAATGATTCAAACTATACGAACGACCTAATCAACGAAGCTTAATTAATCGATTACGTATTACAATtgacactaaacaatcacacACAGAGAATCAGGCAATTCACGGGTAATTTCAGTGGTATTGACAGAAACAGGGACTAacaggaaactaattaatcgacgcaacttattaatcgattatACATACGCAATTGGTAACAACAAATAGAATCAAACATACAAACAGGGTGATTCATGGCTGTGTACAAAACAGGGGACTTATGAAACTAATTATTCGACGACATTAATCAAATCGAATGTGTAGTTTATGACAGGTACAATTTaatcaacaaaagaaaaatcgaccaaataaaaaggtcactGGGGATGAGAAGATGAATTGATAAAGAATGGAAAAATCAATAAAATTAAACTAAACAGATAAATAGAATAAGCAAACACAAACTAGGACAAATAGGAAATGGAAAATACCTCAAGAAATTCGGGACCTGGACAATCCTGACTTGAACTCTGACTCGTACCCTttttttttgaggtcgaacggaccttaatcgagtgttctcaattgagaacacttcgactaaggtccattgAACACCCAAAACCTCTTTGATTTGGACAGAATTCCAGGCTTgggttttttagggttcttgggcTCGAGTGTTTTTAgccagattcgaacggaaccaaaggtatttagggtatgagggaggtcagggggtgctGTGGTGTAAGTTTGGGGCCGGTTGGGGTAGGTTCatgttttgctcgaatcttcagatGAATATTCGAAAAGTTCTAGGAAGATTCGATCTAAACGGTTACCGCATTTGGATTGAGGGTGGTCAGGTGGTCTTAGGGTGTTGGTTTGGTGACCGAcgacgttgttgccgccgggtttcaggcgaagataacctaaggcggctagggtttggtctGGCTCGTCTCTGAGTTagagagacgatgaacagggaaaGCGGGGGTGTTTGATTTGGGGGGGCTGGGGTAGGAGATTaagtttatataggggaggggtggtttgatcttggccgttggatcaatcacgatcaacggcctggatcaattcacttaagGGGGACTTTATCGTTTGGTCTCATTCagagactgggtcgacccgggtcgAAATGGACCGGGTTGTGAGGGAAGcttgggaccgttggatcaatagAGATGGATGGCTTAGATCGACATgcctgaaacgacgccgtttcaactatgcaggggctgaactggatcGTTCGATCAgtttgatcaacggctcagatttgagacgccaatacggcgtcgtttggggttaTCTGAGACCAGGCAATGGACTGGGTCATGCATTGGTATTGATTTGGGCCCAATTTCATTTTAAACTTTTGGCCCAATCcgagttttcttcattttttcattcttttcttcttcttttaattcctaattaacAAAAATTCTACATTAAATTGTGAAATCAAAATTAACCTTACAATATATTAATCAACCCTTAACAACAATTAGTACACAAGTTAAAACattcaattaaaaataaaatcacacgatgGCACATTTAAATGACGAAAAATAgactaaatgcatatttttgtgattttcctcttttaaaactaaattatggtttaattaattcctaaatgcacatgccaggtatttttaattaattacaacaagataaacatttatggacaaaataattatcaaaaatgtcacgcaaattctcaaaattgtgcataaggaaaattttgttttattttttgatttcttttggagtagtttcgtGAAGCAAAAACCACGTGCTCACAGTTGTCCCTTTTAGATATTTTTTAGCATCTTTCAACTTTTGAAACTTCCTCTTTCAACCTAAATTATCTGAACTCCCTATGTAGATTTGTATTTTAAACCCCCCTTAACTTCTGGGTTTTGCTCTTAAGACCGCATGCAAACAAATATTTCCTAATATTTACAAACAGATTCAACAAGAAAATCGAAAGGTATCCAAAGATCAAAACAGAGTTGGCAATTACATAATTTAACCAGACGGTCTGTTTCTTGTATTTATTAATCCTAGATCAATTATTtctaacaaaatcatgcaattaaACTAAATAACATGTAATTAAACTGCTATTCATGCAATCAACTATTAATCTAAGCCTATTACTAGACTAGATGCAAGGCTACTGATAAATTAAACAAATCTAAACAAAGAATTACTCAGctagaaaataaataaattaaaaaaaagagaagttaACCTTCAAAGATGCTACTGCCGGAACTCTGGTGGCCATGCAATGAATTAAAATTACCATCAATCGATTGTTCTTATCAAGAGCAATCGACTGATGTTGATTTCAAAcccaaaacaacaaaaaataaacTCAAATCAGGAATGGGCTAGGGTTTTATGGGATTTctcggatttgaaattcatgagttTTGGGCATTTTTTGGGGGAAATTAGTGAGGGATTTGGACTGAGGGGACGATAGAGGTTATATGGTTagaatttggggttgtttggagCTCTAGTTGTCGGTGGGAGAGGTGAGGGATTTAGGGCGGATAGGTTTTGGAGAGAGGGTGCGGAAAATGAAAAGTGAAGGGTATTTAAGGTTTGGGGGGTCGATTaggacatatattatatataaggGTTTTGATTGTTCAGTTCCCAACCGTTAGATCATAATTGATCAACAGATGGGATTACTGAGGGGAAAACAGGATCGTTTGGTTTTGACCGGATTGGGCTTGTGGGAATTGGGTTGGTTTGGAGAGGGAAAAAGCGAGTGTTACATCAATTTGGGCCATGAAAAATTGGCCCAGTCCGGTTTCAACTTAAAACAAAACCTCCCTTTTTTCCTTGTTTAGCTTCCTTTGATTTTTAATTGAAATCCTAACTTAAAatcaatttttaaaattaaacctAGCTTACTAATTAATCAACTTATCCCTAATGaaagaaaattatcaaattaaactaaAAGCTAAAAATATAAATACGACccttgtatttttgtattttttatttaataatgCATTTTAATAAcgtaattaaattctaaatgcaaataaaaatttaaaatactATGCAATAAAGATTTGAACATTTTTAtggcatttttcatgatttaaaaatattaaatatgcaTAAAAATACAGCTACAACGTAAACAAACAATTAAAAAGGAATTCCTAAAAACTCTATAAAATCAAAATAGTTAGAAAATTTATTTTGTGGATTTTGTAGAAGTATTTTCTAGGGGCAAGAATTACGTGCTCACAAACCCCATCGAACGGAAAGGAAAAAATGTGTTTAGTAAATATAGTTTAGGAGAATGTCTATCAAAAAATCAATTTTCTTGCATCAATATTAATCAAGATTCAACTATTATATAGTTAATTATATTTTAATCATTACCTTAATGATATTATTattataatccatatatattagTCCGTTAACACGCTGCCACGTGGCACTGCGTCAAGATTTTACCCTTTCCCTCCGTGCTTTACTTGAAAAAGGTGAAAAAGCAGCGAAAGATCCAAAGTAGCAATCAGCTCCAGTGTGTTTTGACAAATGCAGTCACCGCCGTCTCTTCTGAATTCCTCATTTCTTCAATATTATACTACCATCTCCTTCTCGAAGTTTCTCTCCCAAACTTACGTATACGTACATGTACGTATGACCAAAGGTGAAGTCTTTCTGTGTGTGAAAATTGAGGGATGTATGCGAAGCAGAAGAAGCTAAGGCCTCGACTTGACCGGCGAAACGCCCTAAGGAACGTCGATTACGACGCTTCACAGTCGACGCCGTCATCTCCGTCGTCGTTCGAAGATCAGCCTACTCACCGGACTCGGTCGCTTGACCTTTATCCTTTGACCGACTGTACAAGCTTCAGAATCGACGGTGTTGGCGGTGAATTCGACGTTATTTGCCGCTCTTTAGGGCTTTCAGGTCCTGAAGACTTTGCGATTCCTGTAGCTGCTTGGGAAGCTCGGAAACCTTGCTCCCGTTCTGACCGTTTGCGCAGCTCTCGTTTTGCTGATTCCCGCCGTGACTCTGATTATAAGCTCGAGACCTCAAATGAATCGAACCGCCGGTTAAATGATTCGCCGGAAAATGTGATTGAGGTTTCGTCTAGTGAATCGGAGGAAGAGACCAAACCATGCTCTCACTCGGACCGTTTCAGCTCTGAGAATGAGTTTGAGAGCTCGGATGAGGTTTCTGACAGTGTTAGAAATGGTGTTAGGGTTACTGTTGGCGGTGAATTGAATCACGGTTTAAATTCTTCACCTGAAAATGGGATTAAGATTAGGGTTAGTGAACTGGAGGATGATTATTTGCCTACGGATCTGAAATGTGGAATTAGGGGTTCTAGGCCACCAAGGCTGGCTTCTCCAGCATCGCCCGTGGACGAGTTCACATCTGCTTGGGATTTTATCAAAAGTTTTGGTCCTGCAGATGATGAAGATATGGTTTCACCGTCACATGTTGAGAGCACTTCCGACGACATACTTGGAAACGAGCAAGTAGGAGACATTATTGCTAAGAATGAAGAGCGTAATGAGGATTTTGTAAAAAGTGCTTCTCAAGTATCACAGACAAGCTCAGAGTCTTATGTGGAAGGTGTAAGAGATGCTGCTGAGGATGTTCCAGATTTAAACTCTAAATCACAGAGTCATGGTTCCTACAGCCTTATATCGAAGACAAGCTCCAAATCACCTAGTGGTGAATCCACTAGCGCTGTCTCAAATATAAGCTCTAACTCACAGAGTGATGAATCCTATACATTGATTTTGAAGCCTGTATATTCTGTTTCTCCAAATGGTTCTCCCAGTATAAAATCTTGGCAAAAGGGAGATTTTCTTGGTAGTGGGTCATTTGGAACCGTGTATGAAGGCTTCACTGAGTAAGTGATTACATTTTTACGTCATTCCTTTTCCACACACATGAATAGCTATTGTGTATCTTAGAGCTAGGTTGCTTGCTTATCCGCAATTTGAAGCTAAGTTTATTTGGACATATCTTCAACAAATTGGTGCTATTAGACTCTTCTGGGGAAAACAACATTCTCAGGTGTATATTAGCTTCCTCACCTTCTGGCTATCTCTGATCAGAAAAGAATCATGATATAGTTCTTTATCATGATCTGACTAGTATTCATGATTAAAGATAAAGCCACGGGTTAAATTTTATTAGCAACAGTGTAAAAAATTGCTTCACCATACCAAGGGATACATGCTTCTAGATCTAAGACCATACCAAGGGATACATGCTTCTAGATCTTGTAAGGCATAGAACTATCTACACTACCAACAC
Proteins encoded in this window:
- the LOC104227266 gene encoding mitogen-activated protein kinase kinase kinase 1-like codes for the protein MYAKQKKLRPRLDRRNALRNVDYDASQSTPSSPSSFEDQPTHRTRSLDLYPLTDCTSFRIDGVGGEFDVICRSLGLSGPEDFAIPVAAWEARKPCSRSDRLRSSRFADSRRDSDYKLETSNESNRRLNDSPENVIEVSSSESEEETKPCSHSDRFSSENEFESSDEVSDSVRNGVRVTVGGELNHGLNSSPENGIKIRVSELEDDYLPTDLKCGIRGSRPPRLASPASPVDEFTSAWDFIKSFGPADDEDMVSPSHVESTSDDILGNEQVGDIIAKNEERNEDFVKSASQVSQTSSESYVEGVRDAAEDVPDLNSKSQSHGSYSLISKTSSKSPSGESTSAVSNISSNSQSDESYTLILKPVYSVSPNGSPSIKSWQKGDFLGSGSFGTVYEGFTDDGFFFAVKEVSLFDPGNQQSLYQLEQEISLLSQFRHKNIVRYHGTEKDESKLYIFLELVTKGSLASVYRKYRLRDSHVSDYTRQILSGLHYLHSRNVIHRDIKCANILVDVSGSVKLADFGLAKAAKLNDIKSCKGTAFWMAPEVVNRKNNGYGLPADIWSLGCTVLEMLTGQIPYSHLEGMQALFRIGRGEPPPLPDTLSAEAQDFINRCLRVNPNDRPTAAELLEHPFVKKPLSNFSSPAAP